A single region of the Drosophila miranda strain MSH22 chromosome 2, D.miranda_PacBio2.1, whole genome shotgun sequence genome encodes:
- the LOC108156858 gene encoding tRNA modification GTPase GTPBP3, mitochondrial — protein MALLRNISNSFCSSFRRYASSGCTIYSLSSGHVKCGVSVIRVSGPQTKRALRAIVGCSDYEPKARQAYLKSFFHPISKEMIDRGLLLWFPGPASFTGEDACEFQVHGSLAVIAAMLDALGRLDGLRPAEPGEFTKRAFFGGKLDLTEVEGLADLIHAETEAQRKQALLQSTGALGRLYNKWRKRLIRCAAHLEAYIDFAEEEQIEGGVILQLTKELKAVRGEIRNHLNDQRQGELLRDGVRTVIIGAPNVGKSSLLNLLCQRSVSIVTEQAGTTRDIIETMHNFGGYPVIFSDTAGLRRHTADSIEREGMARAKQCLAESDLILLLTDAMAVRELDSNETVSGYVESYLKELDIASDLCSGKRVQLVANKTDTLSPEESHRLDKLSSILSISCHMPANMPTFLNALEQQLQELCGTPRAEHPRITNTRYRQQLERCIENIDIFLRDYKPDVFPDMAIAAAKLRNSVRCIERITGHVSCEDILDVVFKDFCIGK, from the exons ATGGCGCTGCTCCGGAACATTTCAAACAGCTTTTGCAGCAGCTTTCGGCGATATGCCAGCAGCGGCTGCACCATATACAGCCTCAGCTCGGGCCACGTCAAGTGCGGCGTTTCCGTGATACGCGTATCCGGTCCCCAGACAAAGAGGGCGCTGCGCGCCATCGTTGGATGCAGCGACTATGAGCCCAAGGCCCGGCAAGCGTATCTGAAGTCATTTTTCCATCCCATCAGCAAAGAAATGATCGACAGGGGGCTGCTGCTCTGGTTCCCTGGTCCAGCATCCTTCACCGGCGAGGACGCTTGCGAGTTTCAGGTGCACGGCTCCCTGGCCGTCATAGCGGCCATGTTGGATGCCCTTGGGCGCCTGGACGGACTGCGACCGGCCGAGCCTGGAGAGTTCACGAAACGTGCGTTCTTTGGCGGTAAACTGGACCTAACGGAGGTCGAGGGACTGGCGGATCTCATTCACGCCGAGACCGAGGCACAAAGGAAGCAA GCACTGCTCCAGAGCACGGGAGCACTGGGCCGCCTATACAACAAGTGGCGCAAGCGACTCATCCGATGTGCCGCCCACTTGGAGGCCTACATAGACTTTGCCGAAGAGGAGCAAATCGAGGGCGGCGTCATACTGCAGTTGACCAAGGAACTGAAGGCTGTGAGAGGCGAGATCCGCAACCATTTGAATGATCAGCGGCAGGGCGAACTGCTGAGGGATGGTGTGCGTACCGTCATCATCGGAGCACCCAATGTGGGCAAAAGCAGTCTGCTGAACCTGCTCTGCCAGCGATCTGTTTCAATTGTGACCGAGCAGGCGGGCACAACGCGCGACATTATAGAGACAATGCACAACTTTGGCGGATATCCGGTGATATTTTCGGACACGGCCGGTCTGCGGAGGCACACAGCGGACAGCATAGAACGGGAGGGGATGGCCAGAGCAAAGCAATGTCTCGCCGAATCTGATTTAATACTGCTGCTGACCGATGCCATGGCCGTGAGGGAACTGGACAGCAATGAAACGGTGTCTGGTTACGTAGAGAGCTATCTGAAGGAATTGGATATTGCCTCGGATCTGTGCAGCGGAAAGCGAGTGCAGCTGGTGGCCAATAAAACAGACACCCTATCACCGGAGGAGTCCCATCGGCTGGACAAGCTGAGCAGCATTCTATCCATCTCTTGCCATATGCCCGCCAATATGCCCACATTTCTCAACGccctcgagcagcagctgcaggagCTGTGCGGCACACCAAGGGCCGAGCATCCGCGCATCACGAACACGCGCTACCGCCAACAACTGGAGCGGTGCATTGAGAACATCGACATATTTCTTAGAGATTACAAGCCAGATGTTTTCCCCGACATGGCCATTGCAGCTGCAAAGCTGCGAAATTCTGTCCGCTGCATCGAACGCATTACGGGTCACGTCAGCTGCGAAGACATACTGGACGTTGTATTCAAAGACTTTTGTATTGGTAAATGA
- the LOC108155678 gene encoding golgin-84 isoform X1 encodes MSSWITGLADKAENILNKIDQNAATALQLETTALVTGDTINAMKKSMTSSTNSLSLKSTTLSPSKRSSASPSNASSVKSDQGASVATKEMSKRMTTSASFSTNPDSLGSAMDTHELAAFKIALNEITAERDELRMRLHELNHDSENLALQERSQELEILAQTLSEERDKAVHELNEAHTAHMAYVHSISELETNLAKLQQEYMSAAHKLQMQTKETEQHRLELHEYRTKAQRALQAKDALIAELKAKPREEASGEAQDSESRLLQIEYDALKQELEHAHEEVLKMRLQLEDNVAQEKQRELELSSARQREESLAKELRQAREYSLTSESEQRMLTQELASMRQQLSNQMAAAATRLQEREQQVQQLRQRLSGEVHTSAKNDYESRLKALTQSLVERQGLLERVTGERNALRLQYENMQTQLQQNQHLVQIESQRGSRHTILSNSTDDAKAQFPVLMHPSPFDNRVARRFKRALRQADSVGIRVGTFLRRYPMMRVSVIVYVALLHLWVMFVLLSTTPN; translated from the exons ATGTCATCCTGGATCACAGGATTGGCAGATAAGGCCGAGAACATTCTGAACAAGATCGACCAGAATGCGGCCACGGCCCTGCAACTGGAAACGACAGCGTTGGTCACCGGGGATACCATCAATGCCATGAAGAAGAGCATGACCAGCAGCACCAACTCTTTGTCCCTGAAGTCGACGACGCTGTCCCCATCGAAGCGATCGAGTGCTAGCCCCAGCAATGCTTCCAGCGTGAAGAGCGATCAAGGCGCCTCTGTGGCGACCAAGGAAATGAGCAAAAGAATGACCACATCGGCCAGCTTCTCCACGAATCCGGATAGCCTTGGCAGCGCAATGGACACTCATGAGCTGGCGGCCTTTAAGATCGCCTTGAACGAGATCACCGCCGAGCGGGACGAGCTGCGAATGCGACTACACGAGCTGAACCACGACAGCGAGAATTTGGCCCTGCAAGAGCGCAGCCAAGAGCTGGAGATTCTGGCCCAGACACTGTCCGAAGAGCGGGACAAGGCGGTCCACGAGCTAAACGAGGCCCACACCGCACACATGGCGTATGTGCACTCCATCTCAGAGCTGGAAACGAATCTGGCCAAGTTGCAGCAGGAATACATGAGCGCTGCCCACAAACTACAGATGCAGACAAAGGAGACGGAACAGCATCGCCTCGAGTTGCACGAATACCGCACCAAGGCCCAGCGAGCCCTCCAGGCCAAAGATGCCCTGATAGCAGAGCTCAAGGCGAAGCCCAGAGAAGAAGCGAGTGGAGAGGCCCAGGACAGCGAGAGCCGTCTTCTGCAAATCGAATACGATGCTCTAAAACAGGAGCTGGAGCATGCCCACGAAGAAGTGCTCAAAATGCGTCTGCAGTTGGAGGATAACGTGGCGCAGGAGAAGCAACGCGAACTGGAGCTCAGCTCTGCGCGTCAGCGGGAGGAGTCTCTGGCCAAGGAGCTGCGACAGGCACGCGAATACAGTCTAACCTCCGAATCGGAACAGCGCATGCTCACCCAGGAGCTAGCCTCGATGCGACAGCAGCTTAGCAATCAGAtggccgctgctgccactCGCCTGCAGGAACGGGAGCAACAGGTACAACAGTTGCGCCAGCGCCTCAGCGGTGAGGTCCACACCAGTGCCAAGAACGACTACGAGAGTCGACTGAAGGCCCTGACACAGTCGCTGGTCGAGCGCCAGGGTCTACTGGAGCGCGTGACGGGCGAGAGGAATGCTCTGCGCCTGCAGTACGAAAACATGCAGACGCAACTGCAGCAGAACCAGCATTTGGTGCAGATTGAGAGCCAGAGAGGGAGTCGCCACACAATCCTCTCGAATAGCACAGATGATG CCAAGGCCCAATTCCCGGTGCTGATGCATCCCAGTCCGTTTGATAATCGTGTGGCTCGTCGCTTCAAGCGTGCCCTCCGCCAAGCCGACTCGGTTGGCATCCGCGTGGGCACCTTCCTGCGTCGCTATCCGATGATGCGAGTCTCTGTTATTGTATATGTGGCGCTGCTGCATCTCTGGGTGATGTTCGTGCTGCTCTCGACGACGCCGAATTAA
- the LOC108155678 gene encoding golgin-84 isoform X2, whose product MSSWITGLADKAENILNKIDQNAATALQLETTALVTGDTINAMKKSMTSSTNSLSLKSTTLSPSKRSSASPSNASSVKSDQGASVATKEMSKRMTTSASFSTNPDSLGSAMDTHELAAFKIALNEITAERDELRMRLHELNHDSENLALQERSQELEILAQTLSEERDKAVHELNEAHTAHMAYVHSISELETNLAKLQQEYMSAAHKLQMQTKETEQHRLELHEYRTKAQRALQAKDALIAELKAKPREEASGEAQDSESRLLQIEYDALKQELEHAHEEVLKMRLQLEDNVAQEKQRELELSSARQREESLAKELRQAREYSLTSESEAA is encoded by the exons ATGTCATCCTGGATCACAGGATTGGCAGATAAGGCCGAGAACATTCTGAACAAGATCGACCAGAATGCGGCCACGGCCCTGCAACTGGAAACGACAGCGTTGGTCACCGGGGATACCATCAATGCCATGAAGAAGAGCATGACCAGCAGCACCAACTCTTTGTCCCTGAAGTCGACGACGCTGTCCCCATCGAAGCGATCGAGTGCTAGCCCCAGCAATGCTTCCAGCGTGAAGAGCGATCAAGGCGCCTCTGTGGCGACCAAGGAAATGAGCAAAAGAATGACCACATCGGCCAGCTTCTCCACGAATCCGGATAGCCTTGGCAGCGCAATGGACACTCATGAGCTGGCGGCCTTTAAGATCGCCTTGAACGAGATCACCGCCGAGCGGGACGAGCTGCGAATGCGACTACACGAGCTGAACCACGACAGCGAGAATTTGGCCCTGCAAGAGCGCAGCCAAGAGCTGGAGATTCTGGCCCAGACACTGTCCGAAGAGCGGGACAAGGCGGTCCACGAGCTAAACGAGGCCCACACCGCACACATGGCGTATGTGCACTCCATCTCAGAGCTGGAAACGAATCTGGCCAAGTTGCAGCAGGAATACATGAGCGCTGCCCACAAACTACAGATGCAGACAAAGGAGACGGAACAGCATCGCCTCGAGTTGCACGAATACCGCACCAAGGCCCAGCGAGCCCTCCAGGCCAAAGATGCCCTGATAGCAGAGCTCAAGGCGAAGCCCAGAGAAGAAGCGAGTGGAGAGGCCCAGGACAGCGAGAGCCGTCTTCTGCAAATCGAATACGATGCTCTAAAACAGGAGCTGGAGCATGCCCACGAAGAAGTGCTCAAAATGCGTCTGCAGTTGGAGGATAACGTGGCGCAGGAGAAGCAACGCGAACTGGAGCTCAGCTCTGCGCGTCAGCGGGAGGAGTCTCTGGCCAAGGAGCTGCGACAGGCACGCGAATACAGTCTAACCTCCGAATCGGA AGCAGCTTAG